From the genome of Candidatus Methanoperedens sp., one region includes:
- the ccsA gene encoding cytochrome c biogenesis protein CcsA, with product MTTLGNELLYASLAVSVIALIGLLLKEFKNRDILSRAITPLILLGTGLLTLAYLLLTYYFVASDFTYEYVWQYSSRDLPLIYKISGAWAGQPGTYLLWAWVIFLSAAWLAYTTRHAKPLAIRTQIITLIIGLYLIILTLVQTPFKSIYEGRPDLIGFVPPDGSGLNALLVNFWMIVHPPLMFIGYAAMTIPFAAAIVYLLTKDDGWEELSRQWARFTWLFLGMGIAVGGVWAYLVLGWGGFWAWDPVETASFIPWLTLTGFLHAAALHRKNKTTFSIAAPMLAAVSFILVLYAAIVVRSGLFNSVHAFGDTSTGSLLLISILIISVVSIVLGMRRYLAESEKAEEEWGLWSKRNIFYVSLLLFVILAFISFWGITYPAFIQITQNLKVNVASDTKNFFNLWSYPFTIILLLGLGFCLNYKESQKDKQKQTLFIVAAITVIAMFPRTEHFYVLDHTSPFFVREPTLYKLIGSISVLSIFPPMVYALISTFQRLADFLRLGSLRPKIKGIGLAAVHFGVVFILFGAIISSSFTQTIDRINIPLAAKGEQFDVGNGYGIKVLDLSTSSLVETGVPAGATRISDIISNPENYANNAVQVSGQITSVQNAQSKTPPITYTTYFELNDGTGNIWVATQSNVPVAIPEGIQVTVTGALMAGFTSPSTNTTYPLIIFSSPDEISETSASGQYKVQSLRLEVYQNNRKIGSGVAEYLEGKGSGTFPMVDSSITGTDVYVIFQGVSSGIVPLSLKIIPAVNFAWVGILLFAAGIILIMAMKTKKGE from the coding sequence ATGACGACTTTAGGCAATGAATTACTTTATGCAAGTCTCGCTGTAAGCGTGATTGCGCTAATTGGACTTTTATTGAAAGAATTTAAGAACAGGGATATTTTATCAAGAGCAATAACACCTCTGATTCTCCTGGGGACAGGCCTTCTCACTTTGGCCTATCTGCTTCTCACTTATTATTTCGTTGCGAGCGACTTTACCTATGAATACGTTTGGCAGTACTCAAGCCGCGATCTGCCGCTTATCTATAAAATAAGCGGGGCATGGGCAGGTCAGCCGGGCACTTACCTATTATGGGCATGGGTGATCTTCCTTTCCGCAGCATGGCTCGCCTACACCACCAGACATGCAAAACCCCTGGCTATAAGAACGCAGATAATAACCCTGATTATAGGCCTATATCTCATAATTCTCACTCTTGTCCAGACCCCGTTCAAATCCATATACGAGGGCAGACCCGATCTTATTGGTTTCGTGCCTCCGGACGGCAGCGGCCTGAACGCCCTGTTAGTAAACTTCTGGATGATAGTCCATCCTCCCCTGATGTTCATAGGCTATGCCGCCATGACAATACCCTTTGCCGCCGCCATCGTGTACCTGCTTACAAAAGACGATGGGTGGGAAGAGTTGAGCAGGCAGTGGGCAAGGTTCACCTGGTTATTCCTGGGCATGGGCATTGCTGTGGGCGGTGTCTGGGCATATCTTGTACTGGGATGGGGCGGTTTCTGGGCCTGGGACCCAGTGGAGACAGCCTCGTTCATACCCTGGCTCACGCTTACAGGTTTCCTTCATGCGGCAGCTCTGCACAGGAAGAACAAGACGACATTCTCAATAGCAGCCCCAATGCTGGCTGCAGTTTCTTTTATTTTAGTACTGTATGCAGCCATCGTTGTCCGAAGCGGGCTTTTTAATTCTGTCCATGCCTTCGGGGACACTTCTACAGGTTCGCTTCTTCTCATATCTATACTGATAATCTCAGTCGTATCCATCGTCCTTGGCATGAGGCGCTACCTTGCCGAGTCTGAAAAGGCTGAAGAAGAGTGGGGATTATGGAGCAAGAGGAATATCTTCTATGTATCCCTGCTATTATTCGTTATCCTGGCTTTCATTTCCTTCTGGGGCATCACTTACCCGGCATTCATCCAGATCACACAAAATCTGAAGGTAAATGTCGCCTCCGATACCAAGAACTTCTTCAATTTATGGAGCTACCCATTCACTATAATACTGCTCCTTGGCCTGGGATTCTGCCTGAACTACAAGGAATCGCAAAAGGATAAGCAGAAACAAACGCTTTTCATCGTGGCTGCAATCACCGTTATAGCCATGTTCCCACGGACAGAGCACTTCTATGTTCTCGATCATACAAGTCCCTTTTTTGTCAGGGAACCAACTCTCTATAAACTGATAGGCTCAATTTCGGTATTGTCTATTTTCCCGCCCATGGTATACGCACTTATATCCACATTCCAGCGCCTGGCAGATTTCCTTCGCCTGGGCAGCCTTCGGCCGAAGATCAAAGGCATAGGTCTGGCTGCAGTTCACTTTGGCGTGGTGTTCATTCTCTTTGGCGCTATCATCAGTTCCAGTTTCACGCAAACCATAGACAGGATAAACATCCCTCTCGCGGCAAAAGGAGAGCAATTTGATGTCGGGAACGGTTATGGCATTAAGGTCCTGGATTTATCAACCAGCAGCCTGGTTGAAACCGGTGTTCCCGCCGGCGCTACCAGGATATCGGATATAATCAGCAATCCTGAAAATTACGCCAATAATGCAGTGCAGGTCAGCGGTCAAATCACAAGTGTGCAGAATGCACAATCCAAAACTCCACCCATCACCTACACAACGTATTTCGAGCTCAACGACGGTACGGGAAATATCTGGGTGGCAACCCAGAGCAATGTACCTGTAGCCATCCCCGAGGGAATTCAGGTGACAGTAACTGGAGCCCTGATGGCTGGTTTTACGAGTCCTTCAACCAACACCACATATCCCCTGATCATTTTCTCAAGCCCGGATGAAATCAGTGAAACATCAGCTTCCGGTCAGTATAAAGTCCAGAGCCTCAGGCTTGAAGTCTACCAAAATAACAGGAAGATCGGAAGCGGAGTCGCAGAGTATCTTGAAGGAAAAGGAAGCGGGACTTTCCCGATGGTGGACAGCAGCATAACAGGAACTGATGTCTATGTGATATTCCAGGGTGTGAGCAGCGGTATTGTGCCATTGAGTCTAAAAATAATACCTGCGGTAAACTTCGCCTGGGTTGGCATCCTGCTGTTCGCTGCGGGAATAATCCTGATAATGGCAATGAAAACAAAAAAGGGCGAATGA
- a CDS encoding cytochrome c biogenesis CcdA family protein has product MNPTAPSIILVFIAGVVTILKPCCLPLVPVIFSGSGGHRLRPFAIVSGLALTFTAMGVLVSAFGATFTAYTDSLRSLAILFIIGMGAVLFDDDINMEFIKISSSITQGLRQNFGSMSGYSSGIPQGGLAGGFFLGMSLGILWIPCVGPILGAVLAYVASVGNMSYGAWMLFVYSVGMSLPMLSIAYYGKKVTNRYQWFVKRGPILKKLSGLVLIVIGIMLLFNIDKLIIRALSPYFPTTFYGI; this is encoded by the coding sequence ATGAACCCTACAGCACCCTCCATTATTCTGGTTTTCATAGCAGGCGTGGTTACAATACTGAAGCCGTGCTGCCTTCCGCTAGTGCCTGTGATATTCTCTGGCTCAGGAGGGCACAGGCTGCGCCCCTTTGCTATCGTTTCTGGACTGGCATTGACCTTCACTGCAATGGGAGTGCTGGTATCAGCTTTCGGCGCCACGTTCACAGCATACACCGACTCCTTGCGCAGCCTGGCCATTCTATTTATCATAGGTATGGGTGCTGTGCTTTTTGATGACGACATAAACATGGAGTTCATAAAGATTTCAAGCTCGATAACCCAGGGATTGAGGCAGAATTTCGGCTCGATGAGCGGGTATTCATCAGGCATCCCTCAGGGAGGCCTGGCAGGTGGATTTTTCCTGGGCATGTCCCTTGGCATCCTGTGGATCCCGTGCGTTGGGCCCATACTGGGAGCAGTGCTTGCATATGTGGCCTCGGTAGGCAACATGTCATACGGCGCATGGATGCTGTTCGTTTACTCTGTCGGCATGAGCCTTCCCATGCTGTCCATAGCCTATTATGGCAAGAAAGTCACGAACAGATACCAGTGGTTCGTTAAGCGCGGGCCTATTCTCAAGAAACTCTCCGGACTTGTGCTCATCGTTATTGGCATTATGCTGCTGTTCAACATAGACAAGCTGATAATCAGAGCACTTTCTCCTTATTTCCCGACCACTTTTTATGGTATATAA
- a CDS encoding proline dehydrogenase family protein — MSFLIRFARHWIAGETLDDAIVRAKKANNSGMGTIINYLGEHVRERLEAEQNLMEILRLLDNIEKSKVGASISIKLTQLGLVIEKKLCSSNVEKIATSAASKNIFIWFDMENSPFTEDTIDLYLEILRKYGNTGIAIQSNLKRSENDVKRIAAAGGFIRLVKGAYSEKSGIAYRSRKEITVNFSKLMDNLFYRSPFFAIATHDDLLINEAIEANKIHRKKLEFQMLMGVREELKNQLVEKGLTVVDYIPYGKIWFPYTTRRLRERKRNILLILRSVFDF; from the coding sequence ATGAGTTTTTTAATCAGATTTGCGCGCCATTGGATCGCAGGCGAGACCCTGGATGATGCCATTGTACGCGCGAAAAAAGCAAACAATTCAGGCATGGGTACCATCATCAATTATCTGGGGGAGCATGTGCGAGAGCGGTTGGAAGCGGAACAGAATCTTATGGAGATCCTGAGGCTCCTGGACAATATTGAAAAATCAAAAGTTGGCGCTTCAATTTCAATTAAGCTTACCCAGCTCGGGCTTGTTATCGAAAAAAAGCTCTGTTCATCGAATGTGGAAAAGATCGCAACCAGCGCAGCTTCAAAGAACATCTTTATTTGGTTCGACATGGAGAACTCTCCCTTTACAGAGGATACCATTGACCTCTATCTTGAGATTTTAAGAAAATATGGGAACACGGGCATTGCCATTCAGTCCAACCTGAAAAGAAGCGAAAATGATGTAAAGAGAATTGCAGCAGCTGGGGGATTCATCCGCCTTGTCAAGGGTGCATATAGCGAGAAAAGCGGGATAGCCTATAGGAGCCGCAAAGAAATTACTGTTAATTTCTCAAAGCTCATGGACAACCTTTTCTACAGAAGCCCCTTCTTTGCCATCGCAACCCATGACGATTTGCTGATAAATGAGGCGATAGAGGCTAATAAAATCCACAGGAAGAAGCTTGAATTCCAGATGCTGATGGGAGTGAGAGAAGAGCTTAAAAACCAGCTTGTAGAGAAAGGTTTAACAGTCGTGGATTACATCCCATACGGAAAGATCTGGTTTCCCTATACCACCCGCAGGTTGAGGGAACGTAAAAGGAATATACTGTTGATCCTGCGGTCTGTATTCGATTTTTAA
- a CDS encoding DUF2099 family protein, with translation MPHIMELFGKTRVVVKNGKVVEVGEPVADWCPVFSKVAGVSKLTPEEAKKNMEYRIRELGMFTPQRRLDYGVFVNFGASEIMMTALRRGIIDSTVTVCDGAGTVVTDNPELVQGMGALMSGLIETEPIREIIAGIEARGGIVLDKEKASIDQMEGFRKACELGYKNIAVSVVRPEDAGKLREMEREYGVELTLIGAHLTGLQTGEARTFIAALDIVTGCASRTVRDIVKPILQVGTSVPMFAITQKGKELLCERAKEVDSPILVNTMKLPVLPEHKQPKPLA, from the coding sequence ATGCCCCATATAATGGAACTCTTCGGGAAAACTCGCGTGGTGGTGAAGAACGGTAAAGTTGTCGAAGTGGGTGAACCTGTCGCTGATTGGTGCCCGGTGTTCAGCAAAGTCGCAGGTGTTTCGAAGCTCACACCGGAGGAGGCGAAAAAGAACATGGAGTACAGGATCCGCGAGCTGGGGATGTTCACCCCGCAGAGGAGGTTGGACTATGGCGTTTTTGTGAATTTCGGGGCAAGCGAGATAATGATGACTGCCCTGCGGCGTGGAATTATAGACTCCACGGTAACAGTATGCGACGGTGCAGGGACAGTGGTCACAGATAATCCGGAGCTTGTGCAGGGGATGGGCGCATTGATGTCGGGGCTGATAGAGACAGAACCCATACGTGAAATAATCGCGGGAATAGAGGCACGAGGGGGGATTGTGCTTGATAAGGAAAAGGCAAGCATTGACCAGATGGAGGGTTTCAGGAAAGCGTGTGAACTTGGATATAAGAATATCGCAGTGAGTGTGGTGCGTCCGGAGGATGCGGGAAAGCTCCGTGAAATGGAGAGAGAATATGGAGTTGAATTGACTTTAATAGGTGCGCATCTTACGGGATTACAGACCGGGGAAGCCAGGACTTTCATTGCGGCACTTGATATCGTAACCGGATGCGCCTCAAGGACTGTGCGTGATATAGTGAAACCCATTCTCCAGGTGGGTACGTCAGTGCCCATGTTCGCAATAACGCAGAAAGGTAAAGAATTACTATGCGAGAGGGCAAAAGAGGTGGATTCGCCAATTCTGGTAAATACTATGAAATTGCCTGTGCTTCCTGAACACAAGCAGCCAAAACCGCTTGCTTAA